The Venturia canescens isolate UGA chromosome 7, ASM1945775v1, whole genome shotgun sequence genome segment gaTCATTCGAAAATTGTGGTTTCCGAAGGTACTCGGGGACGTGGTTATTTAGTTACTTACATAGACGCGAGTAGGCAAGCCTCGTCGTACTGGTTGAATGATTTGCGGGACATCGGCTGCACGACTGATCTTTACGAGCGTTTGAATTACGTCTCGAAGGTCATCGCCGAATTGGAGAACGATGCGATTTTTGATACCGGAACGAACTTGCTCCAAAATCGCAATAAAACTCTAAAAACATGAGAACATTAATGATTTTAAACGCTCTCGAAAAACGTCGATCGATATTCTCGTCGACATCAAAGTGTTCTTTCGCAATACGTTCAATATCTGCCGTTAGCATTTAAGGGCTTacgaaatgtagaaaaaaaaaatggttcaaTTGGTAGGGGCTAGTCCTTGATAGAAATGAAACTTGGCACGACCTAGTGAAAAACGTACTGAAGTCCGTTCGAATTGGAACTTGGGCTCGTTTGTTCAACTTATtgagattgaaaataattaaatgttTGCAGCCTCGAGCGCACTGAAATTGTTCTTGTTTCGTTTAGACACTTTTCAATTAGTCGCAGTTACTTATtcgtcgaaattttaaaatatttattattcggtAGCTAAACGGAGGGTACTCGgtgtcaaattttcatgatatctcgtagaaaaaaattattctagtatacacacatatttacatatatatttgaaaatatacatatatttttcataatctGAGCAAACGAAAATTGACGTTACGAACTCGATGTAGGAAAGCGAGTATGAGTCAGTTATATAGTGAACTAAATGCATTTAGAAAATCGCAGTATGTCTGCTGCAGGTACTTATCGAAGTAACGATctgaaaaatcgaatatttcCTTTTGGCTGTTCGTAAAATCTGTGAATTCATAGTACCCATTTCGAAACCgacacgataaaaaaaagtagaaaaagaagaaactcATTAtgaagatagaaaaaatgcTATTCGAAGGGGAAAATTCTCGCATCTTCAGAtattctttgaaatttttcttgaaacaTGTGTCGAAACACGTGCTGCCAGTTGATAGAAAATCGagtaattataaaaattttgaagggGATGGAAAtaaagtcgattttcttatcgtTTCTGCGAAACGACGATCTCATCTCGAAGCAATTGTGATTGCATGAACGGATTATTTGTACGAGTAGCACAAGCGCGAAAGAGCCGGATATTGAATCGTGACGGTAGAAGTATAATTTAATTGAATATAGCATTTGTATCCTCGGTGATCCTAGTCAGGCTATGAAAGCTTTATCTTTTAAGGAATATTGAGAGTGAAAAATAGTAAGCGGAACTAAAGATCGTTCCACAGAGTCAGAACGAACACACGAGGAGCTTTTTTGCTAGTTAATCATTGTTGTACAATTCGTAGCTTTGCGTTGTCCACGATGGGAcgttaaataaatatataaatatatgcgtAAGGCGCAGCAGAGCGACAATAGAAGAATTTTCCAttgatgagagagaaaaaacaaacgacactcgattcaatattttctcctGTATATTATTGTCGCACGTTGAATAATTATTGTCGTATTATTATCGATTGCTGATACGTATCGTCCTGATTATAATTATTACGGTATAATTGTAACGttattcaaatatatttcaatagctTCAATAGCTAGCtaataaacaaatgaaaagtGTTGTGTTAAAACGAGCTAAACGCCCGCTAAAGTTTTTTTagtttattattataattattgttATATTTACTAGGTTATCACGAATTAATAGGTGAGGAAAGTGAGCTAATTCTATGAAGTCTTTGAGCTGTGCAGGGAATATTacgttatttatttcattcggatttctttggtttttttttttttaatttttaccaAGATTTTGTCTCGTCGAGTGTGATGAAAAACCATGTGCCACCCACGAGTTGATTGAAGCAATAAAATGTATGCAATTCAGATCTCAGAACACGTGTCAATGATTTATTTTACATTAATTGTATTGGGGTTTCACATTCACTGAGTTTACACGAAGTACAATATTTTAAACCTACAAATCGTTTTGCATTCCTTCATTATTCTAAATACATTCTATCGACGAGAAGCATTATTCAGTGTTCACTTTTTTGCACTTTGCATGAAcactaaaactttttttttcggaagCACTCGATGTGTCGCCAGAAAAGTAGATGGCActccgaaatttcaatttttttacagtccAGAACGAAAACATCGATCTGAATTCATAAGATGTTGCAGCGTGCAGATGATTTCCTTTGGAGCCTTATCGTTTTTGcgatttcgaaaaaagtttgaaaatcgtttcaacgattttttaatgcGAATATCAAACAATATTCTAACGGAAGTGTCgcaaggatttttttcattcgctcatTTAAACTTTTTCTGCTCTCGTTCTTTGGTTCGAAGTATTAAAATTCATACTGACTAACGTATATGAAGAGTTTGGCGACAGCACTTCCGGCGAATGCGGCATTGTGATAAATTTCCATGCTAAGATCGAGCTCGATTTCTTGGGGGCCGGGGATGCTTCGCGTCAGTACAAGAACGGCCTGAGACGGCGTTGGTCGCCTAAGCGCGAAACAAGACTCAGTCGCTCTCGTGACACCGGGAGGAGCACGCGCGTCGACCAACGCCATTGAAAATTGGACCGTTGATCCCGGCAAGTGCGTTCCTCTCATCGTAAACAATTCGAGGATTCCCGTCGATGGAATCGGCAACATACTTACGAACGTTATAAAATTGTAAGAAAAGTGTGACGGGGCACGGAAACACGCGAGGTCGCCGCTCGGACAGTAACGCGAAGTCCGCACACATCGACTgcaaaatatagaaaaattcattattccaagcgaacaaaattctttttccttctttttttaatgcaaCCAAATGTGACCAATCCATTccctcacttttttctctcacgaTCTCTGTAATATCCGGTCGGACAGTCTATCCTGTTGCAACGAAAGCTTCCACGTGTGTTTTGACACATTTCGCTAGGATCTCTGCACACACGCCCGGAAGCACACTCGTCCATGTCTGCGGAACATTTGTACGAAATTTTCACAGAACTTCCTATTTTCAGCAAcacaaaaatcttttttcttctgttatgtaaaggaaaaaatgtccgCCAATGAGAAACTGTTCAGTCAGACATGAAAATCGGGTTTGacgatatttttcgaattcaaatggTGTAAACAGAAATCCTCAAAAgggtttaaagaaaaaaagtgtaaaaataTTACCTTGACACGTTCTTCCGTCGGGGCTGAGTTTGTAACCGTTGGGGCAGCTGCAAGCGTAGCTTCCCGGGGTATTTTCACAAATCCCGATGCACAAATTATTTTCCTTGAACTCGACACACTCGTCGATGTCGGTGCAGGATCTGTTGTCGGGGTTGAGACGGAATCCCGGTTTGCAAGTGCACCTGTAGCTTCCCCAAGCGTTGACGCAATCGTGTTGACACAATCCGGGGCTCCTCGCGCACTCGTCGACGTCCTGACAGACTCCGGATCCGTGCGCAACGTTTTCGAATCCGGACTCGCACACGCAACGGAACGAGCCGACGGTGTTCTCGCAGCGAGCGTTCGTCCCGCAAACGCCGCCGTAACTTTGACTCGCGTAAATACTGCACTCGTCGATGTCGACGCAGTCTTTGTTCGGGCCTGTGACGTGACCGGGCGGGCACTCGCAAATGTATCCGCCCTGTCGATTTCGACAGGTTTGACCTTTGCGACAATCGTGCGTTCCCTCCGCACATTCGTCTACGTCGACGCAATGTGAATTGCTCTCGGGATCCAAAGTGTAACCGTTGCCACAGAGCACTCTCGAAACGCAcctaaaaagagaaaattttcGCTTCAAGCAAGCAGCTTCCTTACCCCTCCATTTTTTCCCTACCGAATGCCactgaaataaaattcgaagaatttttacaAGCGAGTGTTTCTGAGATTTCGTTTTACTTGTACGATCCGAGAGTGTTGACACATTTTTGCAATGATCGAGCGCAAGGATTGACGGATCTGGAACATTCGTCGACATCGATGCATCGGCCGTTGGGGCCGTCGACGAAACCGCGTGGGCAGATGCCCCGCGGTCCCGTGCTCAAAATGGACGAAGGAGTGGTCGCGTAGATTCTCGAGGTGACGGGTGCAGTTCTCGGGGAAGCGAGAGACCCCGAGGATCGTGGATTTTTGTCGCATCGATAAGATCCCAGAGTGTTTCGACAGTGGTAGCCGCCGCTGCAGTCGTGAGTCCCGAGGACAcattcgtcgtcgtcttcgcaGATTTCGGTAGCCGCATTCAGCGTGTATCCTGTTCCGCACGGTAAATATCTGACGCAGTTATAGCTTCCGAGAGTATTGTCGCATCTCTGAGTAGATAAGCAATCATTTTCCAGCAGTTGACACTCGTTTATATCGACGCACGCCTGGGTCAAATTGTCCCGACGAAAGCCGAGCTTGCACTCGCACGTGAAACTTCCGGGCGTGTTGACACACTGTTCGTTACTCGAGCAAGCCTCGTCGTCCTCTTCGCACTCGTTCACGTCCAGGCAGCCACGATTTCTCATGTATCTCATCCCTGGTTGGCAGTTTTCGTCGGCCGAAGGTTTCTCCTGATTCGCTGGCTGCCGGATCGGCTTCATTGGGATTGGCGCTGGCGTTCGGGCGCAACTGTAACCGCCTGGCTGATTGTAACACACCTCATCGCCGCAACTGTCCAATCCTTCGGCACACTCGTCGATGTCTGTCGGAAGAGAGTAAATATAAAAGTGAGTCTCCGATGCAGgacgtgagttttttttttattgtaaagcAAAGCACGAGTTTTTGCAGTTAGGCGGACATTTAAGCACGACGCAGTATgaacgaattgaaaatcgATGTTTCGACGAGGTTCTACGGgtcctgtacagaaaaaattgcttatcgttagaaaaaatgtttggatTAATCTCACCAGTGCATTCTCTTCTCGCGCTATCGTAACGGTATCCGTTGGGACAAGCTGGTTTTTGCCGTTTTCCGTGCGAGCTGAAGGTAGGTCTCTCGCATTTATAAGAGCCAGGTAAATTTACGCATTTCTCATTGAACCTGGCGTCGCAAGTGTATTCGCCTCTGGAGCATTCGTCGATATCCTGACAGCTGCGTGACCGTAGAGAATATTCGAATCCCTTTGAGCACTCCGGATAACGAGTGACGCATTCGTAGGTGCCTTCGCGATTGACGCAGTATCGATGATAGTTGAGTTTGCAGTCGTGAAGATTTTCAAGGCACTCGTCGATGTCGACGCAGCTCCCGTTGAACATTTTACGAAAGCCGGGAGTGCACGGTGGTATCAATTGACAGCTGTAAGTCCCATTGGTATTAACGCAACGATGAGAGCTTTGGGGACAGTCGTGAAGGCCCAGAAGACACTCGTCAATGTCCGAACAACCTTTGCTCGAGGGATCGAAGCGCCAGCCCTTGACGCACAACAACTCGCAGTCGTAACGTCCCGGCAAATTCTTGCAACGCTCGTGCTCTCGGCAACCCGGGCCTTCCACACATTCGTCAATATCGATGCAACTCCCGTTGTATATTCGACGATAACCCGATTTACATGACTCCAGCTCTTCGCAAACGTAAGTCCCATTTTTGTTGACACATCGATGAGTCTCGCGGGGACAGTCGTCAAGAGCTTCCAAACACTCGTCGACGTCGATGCAACTCTTTCTCCTTCCTTCCCAACGCCAACCGTCGCTACACAATGGCGCGCAATTATAACCTCCCGGAAAATTCGTACATCTCTCGTTGCTCTGACAACCCGGACCTTCGGAACACTCGTCAATATCCACGCAGCCGAAACTATCTCGCTTGTAACCCAAGGCACACGGATTTTCCTCCCTCCCTTCCGAATACGTTGACAGTATCGGCTTCGTCGCGTTTTTTGAAGGGTCTGAAAAGAGAAATACGGAAATATGCTTTTTTCCTACTCACCCTCAGAAAAAGCCTCGCTAAAATAGCCTTtcgaatttcacaaattttcatgcgtTCGCTCCACTCGAAAATTCCCATTCAAATCAAACGAATCGCTTTTCGGGCCCGTTCATTCGACTCTACTCTATTCAAAGCTTCGCATCTCGGCCGCTACGTGACGCAGGGCGTCGTGGATTTCTCACATACGCGTAACACTCCGGAGGTGCATAAATTACGGAAACCAACGAACAATTAGTGGCAGGGTCTTAGCTCGACGTCGGCAACTTGCTACAGCATTGTTCGTGTATTATTTATCGATATACGCGAACAATCTAGTAGCGAGTATCCCGAAGTCAAGTTGACACCCTGTCAATACAAGTACCGATTCAGTATTGCCACGATTATTccaaatttattgttttcggTGCTTTTACCGTTGTCTATAAATGGCAACGAGTCGATTGTGTAAATTTTGTagttccccccccccccccaaatttcaaaatgacggagaatttttgaaaaaatcaattttttgagcGCGAATGATTCTCTAATTGGTtgtgaaacgagaaaaaatctttatcGGAGAATTTTTATGAGCGCAAAAGAATATTTGCAAGGAAATAATACCTCTGCATTCCCCGTTGACAGGATCGATTTCGAAGCCTGCGTGGCACTCGCAGGTCTTTCTTTCCCGGTTGTAAAATGATCCAGGAGGACAATTGCTCGGGAAAGTTTCGTCGTCCAGTACGTTGTTCCTCATGCTGGAACTCGGGTCCGAAAATGTTTGATCTTCGATGAC includes the following:
- the LOC122413139 gene encoding fibrillin-2-like isoform X1; this encodes MEKRRGRSCSAISRSTSTIFILLLHLTIRIPEGVSGVETRMEGQFERCCGLGTSWAKEGLRCEKFTGPVSDVPRVEQGLCLEAVDICCVRAHREKSCEKGKADARAGLACVQGESSDKSPCPDDQHRDCCEACKLGILTGSMGQGCGFKSFAFGKPWDPAFMECCKEASPTTTDSETSSTPIFSTDTTTDFNVTTSTSSLSSDPTSDSTSQEYPTPALDDICQLMRGLLCSDICVPTPGSFYCKCPDDSILLEDGKTCRKNIPEDRCKSNSPCSQRCTDTGTEIKCSCNPGFVLGPDNRTCSPITERFAAPTEDNEPDPRCPAGYEYNKTAQVCDDIDECAESPCPGDCKNLVGSYVCLKVMSAEKEEEARQESCPPGYQWDSVTQLCTDIDECLELSGACNEESHLCVNTQGSFTCHELSGPKGCPAGFKFDVATRLCKDVDECAERIHGCLPEAEECRNIEGGYECDMKCRKGFAFSHRLGLCLDIDECTESSHPCPDPETRCVNKVGSYECRKSQKLATNVSKIMATGSSGIPADCRNGKGENVCPEKKENLIDTKREKAGGKIQREEDWPKEPEAAGSNYEKFVIEDQTFSDPSSSMRNNVLDDETFPSNCPPGSFYNRERKTCECHAGFEIDPVNGECRDPSKNATKPILSTYSEGREENPCALGYKRDSFGCVDIDECSEGPGCQSNERCTNFPGGYNCAPLCSDGWRWEGRRKSCIDVDECLEALDDCPRETHRCVNKNGTYVCEELESCKSGYRRIYNGSCIDIDECVEGPGCREHERCKNLPGRYDCELLCVKGWRFDPSSKGCSDIDECLLGLHDCPQSSHRCVNTNGTYSCQLIPPCTPGFRKMFNGSCVDIDECLENLHDCKLNYHRYCVNREGTYECVTRYPECSKGFEYSLRSRSCQDIDECSRGEYTCDARFNEKCVNLPGSYKCERPTFSSHGKRQKPACPNGYRYDSARRECTDIDECAEGLDSCGDEVCYNQPGGYSCARTPAPIPMKPIRQPANQEKPSADENCQPGMRYMRNRGCLDVNECEEDDEACSSNEQCVNTPGSFTCECKLGFRRDNLTQACVDINECQLLENDCLSTQRCDNTLGSYNCVRYLPCGTGYTLNAATEICEDDDECVLGTHDCSGGYHCRNTLGSYRCDKNPRSSGSLASPRTAPVTSRIYATTPSSILSTGPRGICPRGFVDGPNGRCIDVDECSRSVNPCARSLQKCVNTLGSYKCVSRVLCGNGYTLDPESNSHCVDVDECAEGTHDCRKGQTCRNRQGGYICECPPGHVTGPNKDCVDIDECSIYASQSYGGVCGTNARCENTVGSFRCVCESGFENVAHGSGVCQDVDECARSPGLCQHDCVNAWGSYRCTCKPGFRLNPDNRSCTDIDECVEFKENNLCIGICENTPGSYACSCPNGYKLSPDGRTCQDMDECASGRVCRDPSEMCQNTRGSFRCNRIDCPTGYYRDRERKNRCVRTSRYCPSGDLACFRAPSHFSYNFITFVSMLPIPSTGILELFTMRGTHLPGSTVQFSMALVDARAPPGVTRATESCFALRRPTPSQAVLVLTRSIPGPQEIELDLSMEIYHNAAFAGSAVAKLFIYVSQYEF
- the LOC122413139 gene encoding fibrillin-2-like isoform X2, producing MSRWLRVQQNRPGLRCVVENRASFTLSLIICIPYLSCCFFHLVHILATKISSFRQKKNHLSQDIDECAESPCPGDCKNLVGSYVCLKVMSAEKEEEARQESCPPGYQWDSVTQLCTDIDECLELSGACNEESHLCVNTQGSFTCHELSGPKGCPAGFKFDVATRLCKDVDECAERIHGCLPEAEECRNIEGGYECDMKCRKGFAFSHRLGLCLDIDECTESSHPCPDPETRCVNKVGSYECRKSQKLATNVSKIMATGSSGIPADCRNGKGENVCPEKKENLIDTKREKAGGKIQREEDWPKEPEAAGSNYEKFVIEDQTFSDPSSSMRNNVLDDETFPSNCPPGSFYNRERKTCECHAGFEIDPVNGECRDPSKNATKPILSTYSEGREENPCALGYKRDSFGCVDIDECSEGPGCQSNERCTNFPGGYNCAPLCSDGWRWEGRRKSCIDVDECLEALDDCPRETHRCVNKNGTYVCEELESCKSGYRRIYNGSCIDIDECVEGPGCREHERCKNLPGRYDCELLCVKGWRFDPSSKGCSDIDECLLGLHDCPQSSHRCVNTNGTYSCQLIPPCTPGFRKMFNGSCVDIDECLENLHDCKLNYHRYCVNREGTYECVTRYPECSKGFEYSLRSRSCQDIDECSRGEYTCDARFNEKCVNLPGSYKCERPTFSSHGKRQKPACPNGYRYDSARRECTDIDECAEGLDSCGDEVCYNQPGGYSCARTPAPIPMKPIRQPANQEKPSADENCQPGMRYMRNRGCLDVNECEEDDEACSSNEQCVNTPGSFTCECKLGFRRDNLTQACVDINECQLLENDCLSTQRCDNTLGSYNCVRYLPCGTGYTLNAATEICEDDDECVLGTHDCSGGYHCRNTLGSYRCDKNPRSSGSLASPRTAPVTSRIYATTPSSILSTGPRGICPRGFVDGPNGRCIDVDECSRSVNPCARSLQKCVNTLGSYKCVSRVLCGNGYTLDPESNSHCVDVDECAEGTHDCRKGQTCRNRQGGYICECPPGHVTGPNKDCVDIDECSIYASQSYGGVCGTNARCENTVGSFRCVCESGFENVAHGSGVCQDVDECARSPGLCQHDCVNAWGSYRCTCKPGFRLNPDNRSCTDIDECVEFKENNLCIGICENTPGSYACSCPNGYKLSPDGRTCQDMDECASGRVCRDPSEMCQNTRGSFRCNRIDCPTGYYRDRERKNRCVRTSRYCPSGDLACFRAPSHFSYNFITFVSMLPIPSTGILELFTMRGTHLPGSTVQFSMALVDARAPPGVTRATESCFALRRPTPSQAVLVLTRSIPGPQEIELDLSMEIYHNAAFAGSAVAKLFIYVSQYEF